AATCACTCAGCTCGACAGCTTTGAACAGGGCTGTTGGGTCAATGCGGTATGCCCAAATGAGGATGAAGTAAATTATCTTATCAATGAATTAGGGCTTGTCAGCGAGTTCGTCAGGTCTTCGCTTGATGAGGAAGAGACATCGCGTATCGACACAGAAGAAGAGCAGAACCTTATAATGATAGACGTTCCAGTTTACCAGAGCACGGATAATGTCGTTAGTTATTTCACAATCCCAATAGGTATTATTTTTGCCGAAAAAAATCTTATTACAATATGTTTAAAAGAAAATACTGTTCTGAAAGACTTTGCTGAAGGACTAGTAAAAAATGTGGATACAGCTTTTAGAACGCAGTTTGTTCTTTATATAATGCTGCGTTCTGCGATGAGATTTCATCAGTACTTAAAGCAAATCGAAAAAGTGTCGTCATTTATTGAAAGACAGCTGCATTTATCGACAAAAAATAAAGAGCTTATTCAGCTTCTCGATCTTCAAAAATCACTGGTATATTTTTCAACGTCTTTAAAGGCGGATGAAATAACTATGCAGAAAATTTTCAGAGGACGAGTTATCAAACTCTATGAAGAGGATCAGGATCTGCTTGACGATGTATTGATCGAGACTAAACAGGCTATAGAAATGACCGAAATCTATCAAAGCATTCTTACAGGAACATCTGATGCATTCGCATCTATCATATCAAATAACCTTAATATTGTTATGAAGGTTCTTACTTCTATTACAATAATCATGGCGATTCCAACGATGATTTCTAGCTTTTACGGCATGAATGTAAATGGAATTCCGTTTTCATCTTTCTATTTCCCACTATCACTATCACTGGTGTTTTCTTTTGTTGCCTTTATTATACTTAAAAGAAAAAAACTGCTGTAAATACTGTATTATATAGTAATATGTCGAAAAGTATACTTTTTTGACTTGTTAAAAGCCGCCGTTATTGGCGGCTTTTTTAATAATTTTCAAAGCGAACGGGGAAAATACAGGTACTAATGTATTTGTGAGGGAT
The DNA window shown above is from Bacillota bacterium and carries:
- a CDS encoding magnesium transporter CorA family protein, giving the protein MIKFYKTIDGKITQLDSFEQGCWVNAVCPNEDEVNYLINELGLVSEFVRSSLDEEETSRIDTEEEQNLIMIDVPVYQSTDNVVSYFTIPIGIIFAEKNLITICLKENTVLKDFAEGLVKNVDTAFRTQFVLYIMLRSAMRFHQYLKQIEKVSSFIERQLHLSTKNKELIQLLDLQKSLVYFSTSLKADEITMQKIFRGRVIKLYEEDQDLLDDVLIETKQAIEMTEIYQSILTGTSDAFASIISNNLNIVMKVLTSITIIMAIPTMISSFYGMNVNGIPFSSFYFPLSLSLVFSFVAFIILKRKKLL